The following coding sequences lie in one Myxococcus xanthus genomic window:
- a CDS encoding kinetoplast-associated protein: MATRKTSKRNVVARNRSTEATKAAFEELARKARNKPIVSTKEQDAQEAHAKNVLADVSNLTAESAVKKVTEAGLTINKTLAGINEQVISLVEELKQLDEAIQLKTEELNGLHGKDVAASAIDVLVAEYDKKKAELEAEMERLQKDIEDTRAKAAADQSAERQATEVARKRTEEEYTYDTQLQRKKEQDAFAESLRQQAATERDRKEKLEKDWATREDALKLREKELEDLRKQVADFPLVLKKETDTAAAITGNRVKSEWELKLTLATKDAETAQRVAAMEISSLKETATKQAQSLQMLQTELAEAKRQVQAIAEKALESASGARALAEVQGVIASRDYSKGK, encoded by the coding sequence ATGGCTACTCGCAAGACGTCCAAGCGCAACGTCGTCGCCCGCAACCGCTCCACCGAGGCCACCAAGGCCGCCTTCGAGGAGCTCGCTCGCAAGGCGCGCAACAAGCCCATCGTCTCCACCAAGGAGCAGGACGCGCAGGAAGCCCACGCGAAGAACGTCCTCGCGGACGTGTCCAACCTCACCGCCGAATCCGCCGTGAAGAAAGTCACCGAGGCGGGCCTCACCATCAACAAGACGCTGGCCGGCATCAACGAGCAGGTCATCTCGCTGGTGGAGGAGCTGAAGCAGCTCGACGAGGCCATCCAGCTCAAGACGGAGGAGCTGAACGGGCTGCACGGCAAGGACGTGGCCGCCAGCGCCATCGACGTGCTCGTGGCCGAGTACGACAAGAAGAAGGCCGAGCTCGAGGCGGAGATGGAGCGGCTCCAGAAGGACATCGAGGACACCCGCGCGAAGGCCGCCGCGGACCAGTCCGCCGAGCGGCAGGCCACCGAGGTGGCTCGCAAGCGCACCGAGGAGGAGTACACCTATGACACCCAGCTCCAGCGCAAGAAGGAGCAGGACGCCTTCGCCGAATCGCTGCGCCAGCAGGCCGCCACCGAGCGCGACCGCAAGGAGAAGCTGGAGAAGGACTGGGCCACCCGCGAGGACGCCCTGAAGCTGCGTGAGAAGGAGCTGGAGGACCTGCGCAAGCAGGTGGCGGACTTCCCGCTGGTGCTCAAGAAGGAGACGGACACCGCCGCGGCCATCACTGGCAACCGGGTGAAGTCCGAGTGGGAGCTGAAGCTCACGCTCGCCACCAAGGACGCGGAGACGGCGCAGCGCGTCGCCGCCATGGAGATTTCCTCGCTCAAGGAGACCGCCACCAAGCAGGCCCAGTCGCTCCAGATGCTCCAGACCGAGTTGGCCGAGGCCAAGCGCCAGGTCCAGGCCATCGCCGAGAAGGCGCTCGAGTCCGCGTCCGGCGCCCGCGCGCTGGCCGAGGTCCAGGGCGTCATCGCCAGCCGCGACTACAGCAAGGGCAAGTAG
- the asnS gene encoding asparagine--tRNA ligase, which produces MQVVSVKKALAGGVEEGTKVEVRGWVRTRRDSKAGISFVNVSDGSTFDPIQVVAPNSLPNYEKEILHLTAGCSVISRGTLVKSQGKGQSYEVQADDVQVLGFVDDPDTYPIQPKQHTLEFLRDVAHLRVRTNTFSAITRVRHRAAMAVHRFFDEEGFFWVNTPIITASDAEGAGQMFRVSTLDAVNPPRTPDGKIDWHKDFFGKEAYLTVSGQLNVEAYALAMSKVYTFGPTFRAENSNTTRHLAEFWMIEPEIAFADLNDDANLAERFLKYVFKAVLADCAPDLKFFEERVQKGVTERMEKFINSSFERIDYTEAVEILKKAKKKFEYAPEWGKDLQTEHERYLTEEHVGRPVVVMNYPEAIKSFYMRANDDGKTVAAMDVLAPGIGEIIGGSQREERLDVLDQRIQKFGLKPEGYQWYRDLRRYGTVPHAGFGLGFERLIVYMCGLQNIRDAIPYPRVPGSAAF; this is translated from the coding sequence ATGCAGGTCGTCAGTGTGAAGAAGGCCCTCGCGGGAGGGGTGGAGGAGGGGACGAAGGTGGAGGTCCGCGGCTGGGTGCGCACGCGCCGCGACTCCAAGGCGGGCATCAGCTTCGTCAACGTCAGCGACGGGTCGACGTTCGACCCCATCCAGGTCGTCGCTCCGAATTCGCTGCCCAACTACGAGAAGGAAATCCTGCACCTCACTGCGGGCTGCTCGGTCATCAGCCGAGGCACGCTGGTGAAGTCCCAGGGCAAGGGGCAGTCCTACGAAGTCCAGGCGGATGACGTCCAGGTGCTGGGCTTCGTGGATGACCCGGACACGTACCCCATCCAGCCCAAGCAGCACACGCTGGAGTTCCTCCGCGACGTGGCCCACCTGCGCGTGCGCACCAACACGTTCAGCGCGATTACGCGCGTGCGTCACCGCGCGGCCATGGCCGTCCACCGCTTCTTCGACGAGGAGGGCTTCTTCTGGGTGAACACGCCCATCATCACCGCGAGCGACGCGGAGGGCGCCGGGCAGATGTTCCGCGTCTCCACGCTGGACGCGGTGAATCCGCCGCGCACGCCGGACGGGAAGATTGACTGGCACAAGGACTTCTTCGGCAAGGAGGCGTACTTGACGGTCTCCGGCCAGCTCAACGTGGAGGCCTACGCCCTGGCCATGTCCAAGGTGTACACGTTCGGCCCCACGTTCCGGGCGGAGAACTCCAACACCACGCGGCACCTGGCCGAGTTCTGGATGATCGAGCCGGAGATTGCCTTCGCGGACCTCAACGACGACGCGAACCTGGCCGAGCGCTTCCTCAAGTATGTCTTCAAGGCCGTGCTCGCCGACTGTGCGCCGGACCTGAAGTTCTTCGAGGAGCGGGTTCAGAAGGGCGTCACCGAGCGCATGGAGAAGTTCATCAACTCCAGCTTCGAGCGCATCGACTACACCGAGGCCGTCGAAATCCTGAAGAAGGCCAAGAAGAAGTTCGAGTACGCGCCCGAGTGGGGCAAGGACCTCCAGACGGAGCACGAGCGCTACCTCACCGAGGAGCACGTGGGGCGGCCGGTGGTGGTGATGAACTACCCGGAGGCCATCAAGTCCTTCTACATGCGCGCCAACGACGACGGGAAGACGGTCGCCGCCATGGATGTGCTCGCCCCCGGCATTGGCGAAATCATCGGAGGCAGCCAGCGCGAGGAGCGCCTGGACGTGCTGGACCAGCGCATCCAGAAGTTCGGCCTGAAGCCGGAGGGATACCAGTGGTACCGCGACCTGCGGCGCTACGGCACCGTGCCGCACGCGGGCTTCGGGCTCGGCTTCGAGCGGCTCATCGTCTACATGTGCGGTTTGCAGAACATCCGGGACGCGATTCCCTACCCGCGCGTGCCGGGCTCCGCGGCGTTCTAA